From the genome of Variovorax sp. RA8, one region includes:
- the ylqF gene encoding ribosome biogenesis GTPase YlqF, whose protein sequence is MAIQWFPGHMHLTRKAIAERIAEIDVVIELLDARLPGSSANPMLAELTGHKPGLKVLNKQDLADPERTALWLAHYNAQPATRAIGLDASQATPARRLVDACRELAPQRGSMAKPMRVLICGIPNVGKSTLINTLVGTRKAKTGDEAGVTKLEQRIVLADGFYLWDTPGMLWPRIIVAQSGYNLAASGAIGRNAFDEELVALELLGYLKRNYAGMLEARFRLEAVAGLGDEELLDAIGRQRGALLGKGRVNLQKAAEIVMNEFRSGSLGRITLETPEEFVQWLAAGQVLDAQRQAKKEARGRKKKGPPSREDAPPGDA, encoded by the coding sequence ATGGCCATCCAGTGGTTCCCCGGCCACATGCACCTGACCCGGAAGGCCATTGCCGAGCGCATCGCCGAGATCGACGTAGTCATCGAGCTGCTCGATGCCCGCCTGCCAGGTTCGAGCGCCAACCCGATGCTGGCCGAGCTGACCGGCCACAAGCCCGGGCTCAAGGTGCTCAACAAGCAGGACCTGGCCGATCCCGAGCGCACCGCGCTGTGGCTGGCCCACTACAACGCACAGCCGGCCACGCGCGCCATCGGCCTCGATGCGAGCCAGGCAACCCCGGCGCGCCGGCTCGTCGACGCCTGCCGCGAGCTGGCGCCGCAGCGCGGCAGCATGGCCAAGCCGATGCGGGTGCTGATCTGCGGCATCCCCAACGTGGGCAAATCGACGCTGATCAACACCCTCGTCGGCACCCGCAAGGCGAAGACCGGCGACGAGGCCGGCGTCACCAAGCTCGAGCAGCGCATCGTGCTGGCTGACGGCTTCTACCTCTGGGACACGCCCGGCATGCTGTGGCCGCGCATCATCGTGGCGCAGAGCGGCTACAACCTCGCCGCCAGCGGCGCGATCGGCCGCAACGCCTTCGACGAGGAGTTGGTGGCGCTGGAGCTGCTGGGCTACCTCAAGCGGAACTACGCCGGGATGCTCGAGGCGCGCTTCAGGCTGGAGGCGGTCGCCGGCCTTGGCGACGAGGAGCTGCTCGATGCCATCGGCCGCCAGCGCGGCGCCCTCCTGGGCAAGGGCCGCGTCAACCTCCAGAAGGCGGCCGAGATTGTGATGAACGAGTTCCGCAGCGGCAGCCTGGGGCGCATCACGCTGGAGACGCCCGAGGAGTTCGTGCAGTGGCTGGCCGCGGGTCAGGTGCTGGATGCGCAGCGGCAGGCGAAGAAGGAGGCGCGGGGGCGCAAGAAGAAGGGGCCGCCGAGCCGCGAGGACGCGCCGCCCGGCGATGCCTAG
- a CDS encoding LytTR family DNA-binding domain-containing protein, with amino-acid sequence MPETPGQTPKNLFERYQPYRRRAEVAFWVLLMALQAAFNCVVAVIDADRAGRAPPTWQPVTWELSSHLVLLALVPAVVAFERRFPLGFAGFARNLPWHLAGSVVFSLLHVAGMVALRKAAYAWAGGRYDFGGAEQWVYEYLKDVRVYALFLISILSYRLFMLRLQGEARVLDPPEEPAGTAPPAPEQPPQARPERFLVRKLRREFLIAASDIDWLQAQGNYVGLRVKGHDYLLRATLTDFLAQLDPARYARVHRSYAANLDRVAEIEPLEGGDARLLMQDGTRIPCSRRYRDALRA; translated from the coding sequence ATGCCCGAGACCCCCGGCCAGACCCCGAAGAACCTGTTCGAGCGCTACCAGCCCTACCGCCGGCGTGCCGAAGTCGCCTTCTGGGTGCTGTTGATGGCGTTGCAAGCCGCCTTCAACTGCGTGGTCGCGGTGATTGACGCCGATCGCGCCGGGCGGGCGCCCCCGACCTGGCAGCCGGTGACCTGGGAGCTGTCCAGCCACCTGGTGCTGCTGGCGCTGGTGCCGGCCGTGGTCGCCTTCGAGCGGCGCTTTCCGCTCGGCTTCGCCGGCTTCGCCCGCAACCTGCCCTGGCACTTGGCGGGCAGCGTGGTCTTCAGCCTGCTGCACGTGGCGGGCATGGTGGCGTTGCGCAAGGCCGCCTATGCCTGGGCCGGCGGCCGTTACGACTTCGGCGGGGCCGAGCAGTGGGTGTACGAATACCTGAAGGACGTGCGCGTCTACGCGCTGTTCTTGATCTCGATCCTGAGCTACCGCCTCTTCATGCTGCGGCTGCAGGGCGAGGCGCGCGTGCTCGATCCGCCGGAGGAGCCCGCCGGCACGGCGCCGCCTGCGCCGGAGCAGCCGCCGCAGGCGCGGCCCGAGCGCTTCCTGGTGCGCAAGCTGCGGCGCGAATTCCTGATTGCCGCCAGCGACATCGACTGGCTGCAGGCGCAGGGCAACTACGTCGGCCTGCGGGTGAAGGGCCACGATTACCTGCTGCGCGCCACGCTGACCGACTTCCTGGCCCAGCTCGACCCGGCGCGCTATGCGCGCGTGCACCGCAGCTACGCCGCCAACCTCGATCGGGTGGCCGAGATCGAGCCGCTGGAAGGCGGCGATGCGCGCCTGCTGATGCAGGACGGCACCCGCATCCCCTGCAGCCGGCGCTACCGCGACGCGCTGCGCGCCTGA